In Candidatus Epulonipiscium sp., a single genomic region encodes these proteins:
- a CDS encoding glycine betaine/L-proline ABC transporter ATP-binding protein translates to MNNPKVSIQKVYKIFGKRTTKALEDLKNGKDKETILEETKQVIALNNISLDIMPGEVFVIMGLSGSGKSTLARCINRLIRPTSGKVLIDGKDITKMNSTQLRETRRKKMGMVFQNFGLFPHLNILDNVAYGLKIQGVEKSKRYEQAGAAIDQVGLKGWEMKYPEELSGGMQQRVGLARALANDPDILIMDEAFSALDPLIRADMQDELVDLQKIMKKTIIFITHDLDEAIKIGDRIALMKDGQVIQVGTAQDILINPADEYVSKFTENVDKNKVFTAEQIMREPTALANITDNPQDIMDKIIEKKIDSIFVVDKDNNLKGLIRRKELERAIKNKDTNITKYLDFNFTKVRKHRSLESLLAPLANSNEPIAIVSSKNKLLGIVIRSYIFEAITGGVKSE, encoded by the coding sequence ATGAACAACCCAAAAGTAAGCATTCAAAAAGTATACAAGATATTTGGAAAAAGGACTACAAAAGCTTTAGAAGATCTCAAAAATGGAAAAGATAAAGAAACTATTTTAGAAGAAACAAAACAGGTCATTGCTCTTAATAATATTTCCCTTGACATTATGCCAGGGGAAGTATTCGTTATAATGGGGCTATCCGGAAGTGGTAAATCAACTCTTGCAAGATGTATTAATAGATTAATAAGACCAACTTCAGGAAAAGTCTTAATAGATGGCAAAGATATTACTAAAATGAATAGTACACAATTAAGGGAAACAAGGCGTAAAAAAATGGGTATGGTATTCCAAAATTTTGGGTTATTTCCACACTTGAATATATTAGATAACGTGGCTTATGGATTAAAAATTCAGGGAGTCGAAAAATCTAAAAGATATGAACAGGCAGGCGCGGCCATCGACCAAGTTGGTCTAAAAGGTTGGGAAATGAAATATCCCGAAGAATTAAGTGGTGGTATGCAGCAAAGAGTGGGCCTTGCTAGAGCCCTAGCCAATGATCCTGACATTTTGATTATGGATGAAGCTTTTAGTGCGTTAGACCCTCTAATCCGTGCTGATATGCAAGATGAATTAGTAGACCTACAAAAAATTATGAAAAAAACAATTATATTTATTACCCATGACTTGGATGAAGCTATAAAAATCGGTGATAGAATAGCATTAATGAAAGATGGGCAAGTGATCCAAGTTGGAACAGCCCAAGATATACTCATAAATCCTGCTGATGAATATGTAAGTAAATTCACAGAAAATGTAGACAAAAACAAAGTATTTACTGCCGAGCAAATAATGAGAGAACCCACTGCCCTAGCAAATATTACAGATAACCCTCAGGATATTATGGATAAAATTATCGAAAAAAAGATAGATTCTATTTTTGTAGTTGATAAGGATAATAACTTAAAAGGACTTATAAGGCGTAAGGAACTAGAAAGAGCTATCAAAAATAAAGATACTAATATAACGAAATACCTAGACTTTAATTTTACTAAAGTAAGAAAACATAGATCCCTAGAATCTTTATTAGCACCTCTTGCTAATTCCAATGAACCAATTGCTATAGTATCTTCCAAAAATAAACTTTTAGGAATTGTAATAAGAAGCTATATATTCGAAGCTATTACAGGAGGTGTAAAGAGTGAATAA
- a CDS encoding ABC transporter permease subunit yields the protein MNKLPIIPLADIINTFLDKNIEKITPITRAISKRLEWFIKGFEKNLIAINPIVLILIIGILIWFLLKDKKLSVILMILLSVILGLGLWKDAMGTLSLVMIGTVISLLMGIPIGIAAALDNTIEKIIRPILDFMQTLPSFVYLIPAVMFFSLGKVSALVAILIFSMPPAIRLTNLGIREVPEDKIEASKAFGATKFQILFGIQLPLALKTIMTGINQCIMMALSMSVIAAMIGAGGLGRSVLTAMQTVDIGMGIEGGLGIVLLAIVLDRATEKIAQNNQGIR from the coding sequence GTGAATAAATTACCCATTATACCCTTGGCAGATATAATAAATACATTTCTTGACAAAAATATAGAAAAAATTACCCCTATAACAAGAGCAATTAGTAAGAGATTGGAATGGTTTATAAAAGGGTTTGAAAAAAACTTAATTGCTATAAACCCCATTGTCCTAATATTAATTATTGGTATTTTGATATGGTTTTTATTAAAGGATAAAAAACTAAGTGTAATTCTTATGATACTACTTTCAGTTATCCTAGGCCTAGGATTATGGAAAGATGCCATGGGGACATTATCATTAGTAATGATAGGAACTGTTATCTCCCTACTAATGGGCATACCTATAGGTATTGCAGCAGCCCTTGATAATACAATAGAAAAAATCATAAGACCTATACTTGATTTTATGCAGACCTTACCAAGCTTTGTATATCTTATTCCCGCAGTTATGTTTTTTAGCCTAGGTAAAGTATCAGCTCTCGTAGCTATTTTGATATTCTCTATGCCACCGGCTATTAGACTAACTAATTTAGGTATTAGGGAAGTACCGGAAGATAAAATCGAAGCTTCAAAAGCTTTTGGGGCTACTAAATTCCAAATACTTTTTGGTATTCAACTACCTCTAGCACTCAAAACTATTATGACAGGTATTAACCAATGTATTATGATGGCTCTATCTATGTCAGTAATAGCGGCAATGATAGGGGCTGGTGGATTAGGAAGAAGTGTCCTTACAGCAATGCAAACCGTAGATATTGGTATGGGTATTGAAGGTGGATTAGGAATAGTCTTATTAGCTATAGTTTTAGATCGGGCAACAGAAAAGATAGCACAGAATAATCAAGGGATTCGCTAA